A portion of the Bulleidia sp. zg-1006 genome contains these proteins:
- a CDS encoding glycosyltransferase: MKVLLYFEGQDALAKSGIGRALQHQMKALSSQGVEYTTNPWAEDYDILHINTWGMNSDAIIHHAKKMGKKVIYHAHSTMEDFRNSFTFSNVIAPFVKIRLVDLYKQADAIITPTPYSKSLLEGYGLRQKIYVISNGIDLNRYAYDEQKIQLYRDYFHLQANQKVVMGVGLLFKRKGILDFIAVARQLPQYTFIWFGDISKLIIPPEITLAIQEAPSNCIFPGYVKGSLIEGAYHDADCFFFPSYEETEGIVVLEALASKQSLLLRDIACYNPWLKNGENAYLANNNDEFIEKLQGIIEKKLPNLSKQGYLVAKERRIEEVGKQLKAVYEEVLNQ, encoded by the coding sequence ATGAAAGTCTTACTATATTTTGAAGGTCAAGATGCCTTAGCAAAATCAGGAATAGGACGTGCACTTCAGCACCAAATGAAAGCCTTAAGTTCTCAAGGAGTGGAGTATACCACGAATCCTTGGGCAGAAGACTATGATATTTTGCATATCAACACATGGGGAATGAATTCCGATGCCATTATTCATCATGCTAAAAAAATGGGTAAGAAAGTGATTTATCATGCTCATAGTACAATGGAAGATTTCCGTAATTCTTTCACTTTTTCCAATGTGATTGCTCCCTTTGTGAAAATTCGTTTGGTGGATTTGTATAAACAAGCCGATGCGATTATTACGCCAACACCATATTCAAAATCACTATTAGAGGGATATGGCTTAAGGCAAAAGATTTATGTGATTTCAAATGGGATTGATTTAAATCGTTACGCTTATGATGAGCAAAAAATTCAATTGTACCGTGATTATTTCCATTTACAAGCCAATCAAAAGGTTGTTATGGGGGTGGGTTTATTATTCAAACGAAAAGGTATTTTGGATTTTATTGCAGTTGCGAGACAATTACCGCAATACACATTCATTTGGTTTGGTGATATTTCAAAGTTAATCATTCCACCTGAAATTACCTTAGCTATTCAAGAGGCACCTAGCAATTGTATTTTTCCCGGTTATGTGAAAGGCTCCTTGATTGAAGGCGCTTATCATGATGCCGATTGTTTCTTCTTTCCAAGCTATGAAGAGACCGAAGGGATTGTGGTATTAGAGGCACTTGCTTCAAAACAATCGCTTCTTTTAAGAGATATTGCTTGTTATAATCCATGGTTAAAGAATGGTGAAAATGCGTATTTAGCAAATAATAATGATGAATTCATTGAAAAGTTACAAGGGATTATTGAAAAGAAATTACCTAATCTTTCTAAACAAGGTTATTTAGTAGCTAAGGAAAGACGCATTGAAGAGGTTGGTAAACAATTAAAAGCTGTGTATGAAGAGGTGTTGAACCAGTAA
- a CDS encoding type 1 glutamine amidotransferase, translating into MKLVLLWMYHDLMDLYGDKGNIETLKYRCAKRNIDLEVRTCSLNQKAEMEDVDIFFMGGGADKEQNLIYQDLLSRKKAIQHLLDKGCQFLLICGGYQLFGQYYKDQDGKVVNGLSFFPYYTVASDRGHRCIGDVAIEVNLGKEVVQVLGFENHGGQTKQVETPFGRVLSGHGNEYKGSSEGFMNEQVIATYIHGPLLPKNPEVADFVLQRALARKGMTMALKSLDDEWENKAKEVMLKRMGLAR; encoded by the coding sequence ATGAAATTAGTTCTTTTATGGATGTACCATGATTTGATGGATTTGTATGGTGATAAGGGAAATATTGAAACTCTAAAGTATCGTTGTGCCAAACGTAATATTGATTTGGAAGTTAGGACTTGTTCTTTAAATCAAAAAGCGGAAATGGAGGATGTGGATATTTTCTTTATGGGTGGTGGTGCCGATAAGGAACAAAATCTCATTTATCAAGATTTATTAAGTCGTAAAAAAGCGATTCAACATTTATTGGATAAGGGTTGTCAATTTTTATTGATTTGTGGTGGATACCAACTATTTGGTCAATATTATAAGGATCAAGATGGAAAGGTTGTGAATGGTTTGTCCTTCTTTCCGTATTATACAGTCGCTAGTGATCGTGGGCATCGTTGTATTGGTGATGTTGCGATTGAAGTTAATTTGGGGAAAGAAGTGGTTCAAGTGCTTGGTTTTGAAAATCATGGTGGTCAAACGAAACAGGTGGAAACACCTTTTGGTCGTGTATTAAGTGGTCATGGCAATGAATATAAAGGTTCTTCGGAAGGTTTTATGAATGAACAAGTGATTGCGACCTATATACATGGTCCTTTATTACCGAAAAATCCAGAAGTAGCAGACTTTGTATTACAAAGAGCTTTGGCAAGAAAAGGAATGACAATGGCTTTAAAATCCCTTGATGATGAATGGGAAAATAAAGCGAAAGAAGTGATGTTAAAGAGAATGGGATTAGCTAGATAG
- a CDS encoding V-type ATP synthase subunit B yields MSIQKLGLSQIQTSLVALDHCENIGNEEMVQIQLKDGRCRSGRVVQIQGDKAIVQVFEGTDELAKNNTKTKFLGHPMELGVSNEILGRVFNGLGEPIDNLGPVFVKKYADVNGKPLNPVSRQYPRNYINTGISAIDGLNTLIRGQKLPIFSGSGLPHDQLAIQIVRQAHLTGDDAENFCIVFGAMGVKKDVADIFQKSFKETGVMEKVCMYLNLADDPILERIMTPRLALTAAEYLAFEQQRNVLVILTDMTAYCEAIREFSSTSGEIPSRKGYPGYLYSDLASLYERAGIIQGGKGSVTQIPILTMPNDDITHPVPDLTGYITEGQIVLDRDLFMNGIQPPIAILSSLSRLMKDGIGEGLTRKDHQAVANQLFASYSRVQEVRSLASVIGEDELSVKDRQYMKFARQVEAVFIGQKDDNRSIIETLDLAWALLSTLPKEELDRLDDAFIQEYYNTQRAQNVIDLAKKGAI; encoded by the coding sequence ATGAGTATTCAAAAATTAGGTTTATCACAAATTCAAACTTCCTTAGTCGCCTTAGACCATTGCGAAAATATAGGAAATGAAGAAATGGTTCAAATCCAACTTAAGGATGGTCGTTGTCGTTCGGGTCGGGTGGTTCAAATTCAAGGGGATAAAGCAATTGTTCAAGTCTTTGAAGGAACGGATGAATTAGCTAAAAACAATACGAAAACGAAGTTCTTAGGGCATCCAATGGAGTTAGGTGTTTCCAATGAAATTTTAGGTCGTGTTTTTAATGGATTAGGCGAACCAATAGATAACTTAGGTCCTGTTTTTGTGAAAAAATATGCGGATGTGAATGGCAAACCTTTAAACCCTGTTTCCCGTCAATACCCTCGTAATTACATTAATACAGGTATTTCCGCCATTGATGGTTTGAATACTTTAATTCGTGGGCAAAAGTTACCGATTTTTTCCGGCTCCGGCTTACCACATGATCAATTGGCTATTCAAATTGTTCGTCAAGCACACTTAACCGGTGATGATGCGGAGAACTTCTGCATTGTTTTTGGTGCTATGGGGGTTAAGAAAGACGTTGCTGATATTTTCCAAAAATCCTTTAAAGAAACAGGGGTTATGGAAAAGGTTTGTATGTATTTAAACTTAGCGGATGATCCAATTTTGGAAAGAATTATGACCCCTCGTCTTGCTTTAACGGCTGCGGAATATTTAGCTTTTGAACAACAGCGCAATGTATTGGTTATTTTAACGGATATGACAGCTTATTGCGAAGCCATTCGTGAATTTTCGAGTACTTCCGGAGAAATTCCTTCACGCAAAGGATATCCGGGTTATTTATATTCAGATTTAGCTTCCCTTTATGAAAGAGCGGGCATTATTCAAGGCGGTAAGGGTTCAGTTACTCAAATTCCCATTTTAACGATGCCAAATGATGATATTACTCATCCAGTACCAGATTTAACCGGTTATATCACCGAAGGACAGATTGTCCTAGATCGTGATTTATTTATGAATGGAATTCAACCGCCAATCGCCATTCTTTCCTCTTTATCCCGCTTGATGAAGGATGGTATTGGTGAGGGTTTAACGCGTAAAGATCATCAGGCAGTGGCCAACCAATTATTTGCCTCTTATTCCCGAGTGCAAGAAGTACGTTCGCTAGCTTCCGTTATTGGTGAAGATGAATTGTCAGTAAAAGACCGACAATACATGAAGTTTGCTCGTCAAGTGGAAGCGGTCTTTATTGGTCAAAAGGATGACAATCGTTCCATCATTGAAACATTAGATTTAGCTTGGGCTTTATTATCTACGCTACCAAAGGAAGAATTAGATCGTTTAGACGATGCCTTCATTCAAGAATATTACAATACTCAAAGAGCGCAAAATGTGATTGATTTAGCGAAAAAAGGAGCGATATAA
- a CDS encoding V-type ATP synthase subunit D has product MPVQMPTTKGNLLRLKRRYDLAKNGYDLMDRKRHILIKEMMALVEKVKVLREEISDAYKLGYYLLQQANMSSGIISSIAEQVAIADEVELTYRSVMGVEIPNVLYTPKKNLEIPYGLLNTSSRIDEAYLQFQKIKELSYTLAEVDNAVYHLAAAIAQTQKRANALKNVVLPRLSSQIQHISSALEEKEREEFSRLKVIKAQKENHRS; this is encoded by the coding sequence ATGCCTGTGCAAATGCCCACAACAAAGGGAAACTTACTTCGTTTAAAACGCAGGTATGATTTAGCGAAAAATGGTTATGATTTAATGGATCGTAAACGTCATATTTTGATTAAAGAAATGATGGCTTTGGTTGAGAAAGTGAAAGTCTTGCGTGAGGAAATTAGTGATGCTTATAAGCTAGGTTATTATCTTTTACAACAAGCCAATATGTCTTCGGGAATCATCAGTTCGATTGCAGAACAGGTAGCGATTGCGGATGAGGTAGAATTGACCTATCGTTCCGTGATGGGGGTGGAAATTCCCAATGTGCTATATACACCAAAGAAAAATTTAGAAATTCCCTATGGTCTTTTAAATACTTCTTCCCGTATTGATGAAGCTTATTTACAATTTCAAAAGATTAAGGAATTGAGTTATACTTTGGCTGAAGTGGATAATGCGGTATATCATTTAGCTGCGGCGATTGCTCAAACGCAAAAAAGAGCGAACGCTTTAAAAAATGTGGTATTACCTCGTTTATCTTCACAAATTCAACACATTTCTTCGGCTTTAGAAGAAAAAGAAAGAGAGGAATTCTCACGTTTAAAAGTCATTAAAGCACAAAAGGAAAACCATCGTTCATGA
- a CDS encoding 3'-5' exoribonuclease YhaM family protein, with protein MPKISEYVVGERYQLPLLVKDVKNGMTNKGAPYLSMILADSSGSLEGKMWDVRQEDIKLIQNGRLIQFTFDVLDYKGQMQGRILSAGKAGENVVVEDFVLSSLIPEEKRKEEVRSYIDQISSPVLKKLVIAMFQKVGQRYFDYPAASKIHHAFLGGLSEHSLSMVKTCLALCDLYPQLNKDLLISGALVHDMGKTEEMSGPITTEYTLQGRLEGHISLANGWLSEVAKELSLEEEEETILLHHMILSHHGHLEYGSPVLPCLQEAEILSLVDNIDAHLNTLKLALKEVEPGSWTSRLFSMENRQFYKPKEK; from the coding sequence ATGCCTAAGATTAGTGAATATGTGGTTGGTGAAAGATACCAATTACCACTTTTGGTCAAAGATGTTAAAAATGGAATGACAAATAAAGGAGCGCCTTATTTGTCGATGATACTTGCGGATAGTTCCGGTAGTTTAGAAGGTAAAATGTGGGATGTTCGTCAAGAAGATATTAAATTGATTCAAAATGGTCGATTGATTCAATTTACATTTGATGTTTTGGACTATAAAGGACAAATGCAAGGTCGTATTTTAAGTGCTGGCAAAGCCGGTGAAAACGTGGTTGTAGAAGACTTTGTGTTATCTTCTCTTATTCCCGAAGAAAAGCGGAAAGAAGAGGTAAGGTCTTACATTGATCAGATTTCTTCACCGGTTTTAAAGAAGCTGGTGATTGCGATGTTTCAAAAGGTGGGACAGAGGTATTTTGATTATCCGGCCGCCTCTAAAATTCATCATGCGTTTTTGGGTGGTTTATCAGAACATAGTTTAAGTATGGTCAAGACTTGTTTGGCTCTATGTGATCTTTATCCTCAACTCAATAAAGATTTATTGATTAGCGGGGCTTTAGTTCATGATATGGGAAAGACAGAAGAAATGTCCGGTCCAATCACAACGGAATATACTTTACAAGGTCGCTTAGAAGGTCATATTTCTTTAGCGAATGGTTGGTTAAGCGAAGTCGCAAAGGAATTATCCTTAGAAGAAGAGGAAGAAACGATTTTATTGCACCACATGATTTTAAGCCATCATGGTCATTTAGAATATGGTTCACCAGTATTACCTTGTCTTCAAGAAGCGGAAATTCTTTCTCTTGTGGATAATATTGATGCTCATTTGAATACATTGAAGCTTGCTTTAAAGGAAGTTGAGCCAGGCTCTTGGACAAGTCGTTTATTCTCAATGGAAAATCGCCAGTTCTATAAACCAAAGGAGAAATAG
- a CDS encoding RecX family transcriptional regulator, with amino-acid sequence MRIGLFSDTFVPEINGVANSTYILFQELKRHGHEVYVITTYTGKEDMEWNEDQDVLRLSGIQLKFLYGYVMASPFHSEALEVIRSLNLQIIHAQTEFGVGIFARICAKHLGVPLVSTYHTTYEDYTHYVNLLNSKTVDEVGKMAVAKLSRLYGESSQEVITPSLKTKEMLENYGIQRRLTVIPTGLSLERFNPKEFSEERRLETRKKYGLAENRSIIIYVGRLAKEKALDLVISGYEVALKKGAKSQLVIVGGGPDFDSLKKLVSKQGLEKDVILTGPIPRETVPDLYRSSNAFVSASLSETQGMTFIEALASGLPLFARKDEVLDGLLMPNETGWFFVDEESLANAILEFEKMDGHEYGRYCQRCVSVTKPFSAETFYTKILEVYSRVIDFNRIQYEILRMRTKDTIVELYLRSSEQEELRLKVSVDDYYEYGLRAHGFFNHHIYKVLKEKEVQTAAYQACLKKIAIKDRSQKEIVDWLTQNTQCSLDSVQAIIRSLKEKGYLNDERYAREHIHSLFSSLFGENEVRRRLARKGISEHLIQKALQEEPVQEEDFALEYARKILRSSSYSLKKTKETIRIKLRQRGYNDDLIDRVMVQLDFSKVDAKELDYLRKCANQAKKRYARKYSGTDLRNRIYRYCLNQGYSYEDVYTVINDMEDDDA; translated from the coding sequence ATGCGAATTGGTCTATTTTCCGATACCTTTGTGCCAGAAATCAATGGTGTAGCGAATTCCACCTATATCCTTTTTCAAGAACTAAAAAGACATGGACATGAGGTTTATGTCATCACCACCTATACAGGAAAAGAAGATATGGAATGGAATGAAGATCAGGATGTTTTACGTCTTAGTGGTATTCAATTGAAATTTCTATATGGTTATGTGATGGCTTCGCCTTTTCATTCGGAGGCTTTGGAAGTCATTCGTTCGTTAAACTTACAAATCATTCATGCCCAAACTGAATTTGGGGTGGGGATTTTTGCTCGTATTTGTGCTAAGCATCTAGGTGTTCCATTGGTATCGACCTATCATACAACCTATGAAGATTACACACACTATGTGAATTTATTGAATTCAAAAACAGTTGATGAAGTTGGTAAGATGGCGGTAGCTAAACTATCAAGGCTATATGGTGAAAGCTCGCAAGAAGTCATTACACCTTCTTTAAAAACCAAGGAAATGCTAGAAAACTATGGTATTCAAAGAAGACTGACGGTTATTCCCACCGGTCTTTCTTTAGAGCGTTTTAATCCCAAAGAGTTTAGTGAAGAAAGAAGATTAGAAACCAGAAAGAAATATGGTCTAGCGGAAAATCGTTCCATTATTATTTATGTTGGTCGTTTGGCCAAGGAAAAGGCTTTGGACTTGGTCATAAGTGGCTATGAAGTTGCCCTTAAAAAGGGAGCGAAGAGTCAACTGGTGATTGTTGGTGGAGGACCTGATTTCGATAGTCTTAAAAAGCTAGTTTCTAAACAAGGCTTAGAAAAGGATGTCATCTTAACAGGACCAATTCCTCGTGAGACTGTACCGGATTTATATCGTAGTAGTAACGCCTTTGTGTCCGCTTCTTTAAGTGAAACGCAAGGGATGACTTTTATTGAAGCCTTGGCTTCCGGTTTGCCATTGTTTGCTAGAAAAGATGAGGTCTTAGATGGTTTGTTAATGCCAAATGAAACAGGCTGGTTTTTTGTAGATGAAGAAAGTCTGGCTAATGCGATTTTAGAATTTGAAAAAATGGATGGTCATGAATATGGAAGATATTGTCAACGCTGTGTTTCGGTCACAAAACCATTTAGTGCGGAAACTTTCTACACAAAGATTTTAGAAGTGTATAGTCGAGTGATTGATTTCAATCGCATTCAATATGAAATCTTACGAATGCGAACCAAGGATACGATTGTTGAGTTGTACTTAAGATCTAGTGAGCAGGAAGAATTGCGCTTGAAAGTATCGGTGGATGATTATTATGAATATGGTTTAAGAGCGCATGGTTTCTTTAATCACCATATTTATAAAGTTCTTAAAGAAAAAGAAGTGCAAACAGCGGCTTATCAAGCTTGTTTAAAAAAAATAGCTATTAAAGATCGAAGCCAAAAAGAAATTGTGGATTGGTTAACTCAAAATACCCAATGTTCTTTAGATAGTGTGCAAGCGATTATTCGTAGTTTAAAAGAAAAGGGCTATTTAAATGATGAACGCTATGCCCGAGAGCATATACATTCTTTATTTTCATCATTATTTGGTGAAAATGAGGTTCGCCGTCGTTTAGCGAGAAAAGGAATTTCTGAACATCTTATTCAAAAGGCTTTACAAGAAGAACCAGTTCAAGAAGAAGATTTTGCGTTGGAATACGCCCGAAAAATCCTTCGTTCTTCCTCTTATTCTTTAAAGAAAACGAAAGAAACCATTCGTATAAAGCTTCGTCAAAGAGGTTATAATGACGATTTAATTGATCGAGTGATGGTTCAACTAGATTTTAGTAAAGTGGATGCAAAGGAGTTGGATTATTTACGCAAATGTGCTAATCAAGCTAAAAAACGCTATGCACGGAAATATTCAGGAACGGATTTACGCAATCGAATTTATCGTTATTGCTTAAATCAGGGTTATAGTTATGAAGATGTTTATACAGTAATCAATGATATGGAGGATGATGATGCCTAA
- a CDS encoding V-type ATP synthase subunit A — protein MAKIYSVNGSVISVLETQDFAMKEVVHVGKQGLLGEVIRIDKNKTMIQVYESTVGLKQGDEVIGTGSLLSATLGPGILGNIFDGIERPLMAMQDRQGPFIAATTPIPSLDENKKWNVHVDVKVGDHVQEGDIFAGCPETSLIEHRSLVPIGLSGTVVRISENGLYSVKDSIIDVQLDKNKEVVSLTLAQKWPIRNPRPIQKRERIQIPLITGQRVIDTLFPLAKGGAAAIPGGFGAGKTMLQHQIAKWCDADIIIYVGCGERGNEMTQVLEEFAQLVDPKSNRPLLDRTCLIANTSNMPVAAREASIYTGVTIAEYYRDMGYHVALMADSTSRWAEALREISGRLEEMPAEEGFPSYLPSRIAQFYERAGMVKTLNGCKASLSLIGAVSPQGADFSEPVTQNTRRFVRCFWALDKNLAYARHYPAVNWNDSYSEYLNELTAYYDHQVSRNFGDLRSEVQEILHEEGRLMEIVRLIGSDVLPDDQKLNLEIARVIRVGYLQQNSFHKEDTYVPMSKQVKMLEVIHHLKQACLPLIQKHIPVSLILKTGIFEEVIKMKYSVPNNRLELLDELKTKIDAELATIR, from the coding sequence ATGGCAAAAATCTATTCCGTCAATGGCTCGGTTATTTCTGTGCTAGAAACACAGGATTTTGCTATGAAAGAAGTGGTTCATGTTGGTAAGCAGGGTTTATTAGGTGAAGTCATTCGCATTGATAAAAATAAAACTATGATTCAAGTCTATGAAAGTACAGTTGGCTTAAAACAAGGGGATGAAGTTATCGGTACAGGTAGTTTGTTAAGTGCGACTTTAGGTCCTGGTATTTTAGGCAATATCTTTGATGGTATTGAACGACCCTTAATGGCTATGCAAGACCGACAAGGTCCTTTTATTGCGGCAACTACTCCTATTCCTTCTTTGGATGAAAATAAGAAATGGAATGTTCATGTGGATGTAAAGGTAGGAGACCATGTTCAAGAAGGGGATATATTCGCCGGATGTCCTGAAACTTCTTTGATTGAACATCGCTCTTTAGTTCCTATTGGTTTGAGTGGAACGGTTGTTCGGATTAGTGAAAATGGTTTGTATAGTGTTAAAGACTCAATCATCGATGTTCAGTTGGATAAAAATAAAGAAGTGGTTTCATTAACTTTAGCGCAAAAGTGGCCAATTCGTAATCCTCGTCCTATTCAAAAAAGAGAAAGAATTCAAATTCCTTTGATTACAGGTCAACGGGTCATTGACACTTTATTTCCTTTGGCTAAGGGTGGAGCCGCGGCTATTCCTGGCGGCTTTGGAGCTGGTAAGACCATGTTACAACATCAAATTGCTAAGTGGTGTGATGCTGATATTATTATTTACGTTGGTTGTGGTGAACGTGGTAATGAGATGACACAAGTTTTAGAAGAGTTTGCTCAATTGGTGGATCCTAAGAGCAATCGTCCTTTATTGGATCGTACTTGCTTGATTGCAAATACTTCCAATATGCCGGTGGCAGCCCGTGAAGCTTCAATTTATACAGGCGTAACGATAGCAGAATACTATCGTGATATGGGTTATCATGTGGCTCTAATGGCAGATAGTACTTCGCGTTGGGCAGAAGCTTTACGTGAAATTTCCGGTCGTTTGGAAGAAATGCCGGCTGAAGAAGGCTTTCCATCGTATTTACCAAGTCGCATTGCTCAATTCTATGAAAGAGCAGGGATGGTTAAAACTTTAAATGGATGTAAAGCTTCGCTTTCTTTGATTGGAGCAGTTTCCCCACAAGGAGCTGATTTCTCAGAACCAGTTACTCAAAATACCCGTCGCTTTGTGCGTTGTTTCTGGGCTTTGGATAAGAACTTGGCTTATGCTCGTCATTATCCGGCTGTGAATTGGAATGATTCTTACTCGGAATATTTAAATGAATTGACAGCTTATTATGACCATCAAGTATCTCGCAATTTTGGGGATTTAAGATCTGAAGTTCAAGAAATCCTTCATGAAGAAGGACGCTTAATGGAAATTGTGCGTTTGATTGGATCGGATGTTTTACCGGATGATCAAAAACTAAACTTGGAAATAGCACGAGTGATTCGGGTTGGTTATTTACAACAAAACTCTTTCCATAAGGAAGATACGTATGTTCCAATGTCGAAGCAGGTCAAAATGTTAGAAGTCATTCACCATTTAAAACAAGCTTGTTTACCATTGATTCAGAAACATATTCCGGTATCTTTAATTTTAAAAACCGGCATTTTTGAAGAAGTGATTAAAATGAAATATTCGGTACCTAATAATCGATTAGAATTATTGGATGAATTAAAAACAAAAATTGATGCTGAATTAGCGACGATACGATAG
- a CDS encoding lysylphosphatidylglycerol synthase transmembrane domain-containing protein: protein MLKFLKRLLKNTAFNIFLVFALTGFVFFMTMKDHYQDVINHLKAANPWILILLVALLVLEKALLAKGLALEVQVSHKNYRFKEGLMNAYVAGLFNNITPGASGGQVAQLYIFRKQGVSVSSAVGVLWLDFIAYQATMIAVVLVLLLLRFGYFYRTYSSFFAIVLGGFLVATGVIVFLILLAKSKRFYTWITTKGIYIGAKLHMVKDVDASLSRLDKTLENLAHEITILHQNHRLVYQLVSINVLRFLIIYSVPVLCAWALHIPFTLSNVLDMMALSSFVAMVNAFLPMPGSSGGTEATFVLMFSTIFTSAQATSIMILWRLSTFYLTLIIGAIVFLIVKMKNE, encoded by the coding sequence ATGCTGAAATTTCTTAAAAGACTACTTAAAAATACGGCATTCAACATCTTTCTTGTCTTTGCGCTGACAGGCTTTGTATTTTTTATGACAATGAAAGATCATTATCAAGACGTCATTAATCATTTAAAAGCGGCGAACCCTTGGATTTTGATTTTATTGGTTGCCTTACTTGTTTTAGAAAAAGCATTATTGGCTAAAGGCTTAGCTTTAGAAGTGCAAGTTAGTCATAAAAACTACCGTTTTAAAGAAGGACTTATGAATGCCTATGTTGCCGGTCTTTTCAACAACATCACCCCAGGTGCCTCAGGTGGTCAAGTGGCTCAGCTTTATATTTTTCGTAAACAAGGTGTCTCAGTTTCAAGTGCCGTAGGTGTTTTATGGCTTGATTTTATTGCCTATCAAGCCACGATGATTGCGGTGGTGTTAGTCTTATTATTGTTACGTTTCGGTTATTTTTATCGTACCTATTCCTCATTCTTTGCGATTGTTTTAGGCGGTTTTTTAGTTGCGACAGGGGTAATTGTTTTCTTGATTTTATTAGCTAAATCAAAGCGTTTTTATACTTGGATTACAACTAAAGGTATTTATATTGGGGCTAAATTACACATGGTAAAAGATGTGGATGCCTCATTAAGTCGCTTGGATAAAACATTAGAGAACCTAGCTCATGAAATTACTATTCTTCATCAAAATCATCGATTGGTATACCAATTAGTAAGCATTAATGTTTTGCGTTTCTTAATTATTTATTCTGTACCGGTACTTTGTGCTTGGGCTTTGCATATTCCTTTTACACTATCGAATGTATTGGATATGATGGCGCTAAGTTCTTTTGTGGCGATGGTGAATGCGTTTCTACCAATGCCAGGCAGTAGTGGGGGAACGGAAGCGACTTTTGTCTTGATGTTTTCGACGATTTTTACATCTGCACAAGCTACATCAATTATGATTTTGTGGCGTTTATCGACTTTTTATCTAACTCTAATCATCGGGGCAATTGTATTTCTTATTGTCAAGATGAAAAACGAATAG
- a CDS encoding Mur ligase family protein, translating to MSVSLRLTQLVARVLKKMGRGGSFPGTLGLKFDKKMISKFQMPEIVILVTGTNGKTTTSNLIAESLRQAGLKVVHNRKGDNLNVGIASLLAVNSDGHYHIQADACVIEVDELTLYRQFKDLHPTHLVVNNFFRDQLDRAGEMETIIRRIEEVTKDFKGTLILNGDDPNVVRLADNAKQAKIQFFSVGENAISQKTSDEASEGKFCPRCSNRLVYEYYQYSHIGRFHCEKDDFGQIEPAFYVSAIDYENHRFQALGRSFYSFMNTIYAIYNCAAVLTVIQDLKLDVECANKVFQSFEMKEGRNEVFALSKPCVINLIKNPTGTNEVLKYILSDEKEKNILIILNDNDQDGCDVSWIWDAHFERLLKGNVRHVVTSGLRAYDMALRLKYEGLEDKVMVKEKVEEAVNFLDEDHCPSYVLSTYTALHATRHILGKKASQ from the coding sequence ATGTCGGTATCATTACGTTTAACACAATTGGTTGCCAGGGTTTTAAAGAAGATGGGAAGAGGCGGTTCTTTTCCCGGAACTTTGGGTTTGAAGTTCGATAAAAAAATGATTTCAAAATTTCAAATGCCGGAAATTGTGATTTTAGTGACTGGTACGAATGGAAAAACCACTACTTCTAATTTAATAGCTGAAAGCTTACGGCAAGCCGGCTTAAAAGTTGTTCATAATCGCAAAGGGGATAATTTGAATGTTGGTATTGCGTCTTTATTAGCGGTCAATAGTGATGGTCATTATCATATTCAAGCCGATGCTTGTGTGATTGAAGTGGATGAATTAACGCTTTATCGTCAATTTAAGGATCTTCATCCAACGCATTTGGTGGTGAATAATTTCTTCCGTGATCAATTGGATCGAGCCGGCGAAATGGAAACAATCATTCGTCGTATTGAAGAAGTCACAAAGGATTTTAAAGGGACTTTGATTTTAAATGGAGATGATCCGAATGTGGTTCGTTTGGCGGATAATGCTAAACAAGCAAAGATTCAATTTTTTTCAGTTGGTGAAAATGCCATATCCCAAAAGACAAGTGATGAAGCCAGTGAGGGTAAGTTTTGCCCGCGTTGTTCCAATCGTTTGGTGTATGAGTATTATCAGTATTCCCATATTGGTCGTTTCCATTGTGAAAAGGATGACTTTGGACAGATTGAACCAGCTTTCTATGTGAGTGCAATCGACTATGAGAATCATCGTTTTCAAGCTTTAGGAAGAAGCTTTTATTCCTTTATGAATACAATCTATGCCATTTATAACTGTGCGGCGGTTTTAACAGTTATACAGGATTTAAAGTTAGATGTTGAATGTGCCAATAAAGTTTTTCAAAGCTTTGAAATGAAGGAAGGTAGGAATGAAGTTTTTGCGTTATCCAAGCCTTGTGTGATCAATTTGATTAAAAATCCGACTGGTACGAATGAGGTTTTGAAGTATATTCTAAGTGATGAGAAGGAGAAGAATATTTTGATTATTTTAAACGATAATGATCAAGATGGCTGTGATGTTTCTTGGATTTGGGATGCTCACTTTGAACGCTTATTAAAAGGCAATGTACGTCATGTTGTAACTTCGGGGCTAAGGGCTTATGATATGGCTTTGCGTTTGAAATACGAAGGCTTGGAAGATAAAGTGATGGTTAAAGAGAAGGTAGAGGAAGCAGTAAATTTCTTGGATGAAGATCATTGTCCTTCTTACGTGCTTTCAACGTACACCGCATTACATGCGACACGTCATATTCTTGGAAAGAAGGCAAGTCAATGA